In Polaribacter sp. Hel_I_88, the following proteins share a genomic window:
- the atpD gene encoding F0F1 ATP synthase subunit beta has product MSTTTGKVSQIIGPVIDVEFNTENNELPKIYDSLEIKKADGSILVLEVQQHIGEDTVRTISMDATDGLSRGTKVYATGSPIQMPIGNDIYGRLFNVTGDAIDGLGNLSKEGKDGLPIHRLAPKFEDLSVSTEVLFTGIKVIDLIEPYAKGGKIGLFGGAGVGKTVLIQELINNIAKGHGGLSVFAGVGERTREGNDLLREMLESGIIKYGDDFMHSMEEGGWDLSKVDKPGMRASKATFVFGQMNEPPGARARVALSGLTIAEYFRDGAGEAQGKDVLFFVDNIFRFTQAGSEVSALLGRMPSAVGYQPTLATEMGAMQERITSTKKGSITSVQAVYVPADDLTDPAPATTFAHLDATTVLSRKIAELGIYPAVDPLDSTSRILSAEILGAEHYNTATAVKEILQRYKELQDIIAILGMEELSEEDKLVVHRARRVQRFLSQPFHVAEQFTGIPGVLVDIKDTIKGFNMIMDGELDKYPEAAFNLRGSIQDAIDAGEKMLAEA; this is encoded by the coding sequence ATGTCTACAACCACAGGTAAAGTTTCTCAAATAATTGGGCCAGTTATTGATGTTGAATTCAATACTGAAAATAATGAACTTCCTAAAATTTATGATTCTTTAGAGATAAAAAAAGCAGATGGTTCAATCTTAGTTTTAGAAGTACAACAACACATTGGTGAAGATACTGTTAGAACTATTTCTATGGATGCAACTGATGGATTGAGTAGAGGAACAAAAGTTTACGCTACTGGAAGTCCAATTCAAATGCCAATAGGAAACGATATTTATGGGCGTCTATTTAATGTTACTGGAGATGCCATTGATGGTCTTGGAAATTTAAGTAAAGAAGGTAAAGATGGTTTGCCAATTCATAGATTAGCACCAAAGTTTGAAGATTTATCAGTATCTACTGAAGTATTATTTACAGGAATTAAAGTAATCGATTTAATTGAGCCTTATGCAAAAGGAGGTAAAATTGGTTTATTTGGTGGAGCAGGAGTTGGAAAAACAGTTCTTATTCAAGAGTTGATTAACAACATCGCAAAAGGACATGGTGGATTATCTGTTTTTGCAGGTGTTGGAGAAAGAACTCGTGAAGGAAATGATTTACTTCGTGAAATGTTAGAATCTGGAATTATCAAATATGGTGATGATTTTATGCATTCTATGGAAGAAGGAGGATGGGATTTATCTAAAGTTGATAAACCTGGAATGAGAGCTTCTAAAGCAACATTTGTTTTTGGACAAATGAATGAGCCACCTGGAGCAAGAGCAAGAGTTGCCTTATCAGGTTTAACAATTGCTGAATATTTTAGGGATGGAGCAGGAGAAGCACAAGGAAAAGATGTACTTTTCTTCGTTGATAATATCTTTAGATTTACACAAGCAGGTTCAGAAGTTTCTGCACTTTTAGGACGTATGCCTTCTGCAGTAGGTTATCAACCAACATTAGCAACAGAAATGGGTGCAATGCAAGAACGTATTACATCTACTAAAAAAGGTTCTATTACATCTGTACAAGCAGTTTATGTACCTGCAGATGATTTAACGGATCCAGCACCAGCAACTACGTTTGCGCACTTAGATGCAACAACAGTATTGTCTCGTAAAATTGCTGAGTTAGGTATTTATCCTGCAGTAGATCCTTTAGATTCTACTTCAAGAATTTTATCTGCTGAAATATTAGGAGCAGAGCATTATAATACTGCAACAGCTGTAAAAGAAATTTTACAACGTTATAAAGAATTACAAGATATTATTGCAATTTTAGGTATGGAAGAATTATCTGAAGAAGATAAACTAGTAGTTCATAGAGCAAGACGTGTACAACGTTTCTTATCTCAACCTTTCCATGTTGCTGAGCAATTTACGGGTATACCTGGTGTTTTAGTAGATATTAAAGATACAATTAAAGGCTTTAATATGATTATGGATGGTGAGTTAGATAAATATCCTGAAGCTGCATTTAACTTGAGAGGATCAATTCAAGATGCAATTGATGCAGGAGAAAAAATGTTAGCAGAAGCTTAA
- a CDS encoding F0F1 ATP synthase subunit epsilon, whose product MFLEIVSPEAILFSSEVDSITVPGIDGDFQMLNNHAPIVSILREGVVKVHVHSQQHLELDKLKGKFIPHSDDNNVLTLAINSGTLELKDNKAIILAD is encoded by the coding sequence ATGTTTTTAGAAATTGTATCGCCAGAGGCTATTTTGTTTTCATCTGAAGTAGATTCTATTACAGTTCCAGGAATTGATGGGGATTTTCAGATGTTAAATAATCACGCACCAATTGTTTCTATTTTAAGAGAAGGCGTTGTTAAAGTTCATGTGCATTCTCAACAACACTTAGAGTTGGATAAGTTGAAAGGTAAATTTATACCTCATAGTGATGATAATAACGTTTTAACATTAGCAATAAATTCAGGAACTTTAGAATTAAAAGATAACAAAGCGATTATTTTAGCGGATTAA